The Fibrobacter sp. UWB2 genomic interval CTGCATGCGTGGCTTCAATACCGGCGTGACCGCCACCGACAACGACAACATCAAATTCTGCGATAATCATGCGCCAAATTTAAAAAATAACGGGCAATACGGCTATAGAAAAACGTACTATAAAAAGGAACACATCCCGCAATGCGAGATGTGTTCAAAGGCGATGCCGAAACAATGTCTGGCACAAGAAAATTTGGCTTACTTCTTGGCCTTAGCGGACTTGGCGTCCTTCTTGGCTTCCTGCTTTGCTTCAGTAGCCTTGACGGAATCAGCTGCCGGCTTCTTGACTTCGATCTTCCATTCAACGTTCTTGCCGTTGAGGAGTTCAGCGATTTCCTTCTTCAAGTCTTCCTTTTCCTTTTCGAAGGCGGCATACTGCTTGTAAGTGCCGTTCGGGTTCACGAGGTAGACCTTCGGAACGTAGCCATCGCTGTAGAGTTCACCGAACTGACGGGATTCGTCCCAAACAACGCTAATCGTTTCGTCGAACTTGGCGTCGTCGATAAAGCGACGGATACCCGGCTTGTTGTTGCCACCGCTAGCGATAGAAACAGTCGTGAGGCCCTTCTGTGCAAATTCCTTTGCAATTTCGAGAATCTGCGGAGCAGCGTGAGCGCAGTGACCGCAAGTTGCAGAGAAGTAGAACATGAGGAGCGGCTTACCAGCAAAATCGCTCAAGTCTTCGCTCTTCACCGTAATACCGGAAGCCTTTACCTTGAAGTTCATCTTGGCCGGCATACCGTTTGCAAGCGTATCGCCACGGAGAGAAGCGACCTCGGCCTTGAGCTTTTCTTCTTCGGCCTGCTGCTTCTTGGTCATTTCTTCACGAATCGTCTTCAATTTTTCGTTAAAGCGGTCACCAACGGCCTTGAGGGTATCTTCCGGGAGCGTCAAAGCAGACGTTGTATCGCGAAGCTTCTTACCGGCATCGCGAATGCCGAGCACAAAGTATTCGCCATCGAAATCGGTCTGGAACTGGCGACCAATGCTATAGAACTGGTTACCAAACTGGACACCGACGAGGTAGGAGAACTTCTGCTGTTCAGAAGCGTTGGCCTGGAGCGTGACCTTTTCATTTTTGACAGCCGGAGCTGCATTGATCGGCAAAGCCTTGCGGAGGGAATCAATAAGAGCGCGGCGCTGTTCGTCACTTAAATCCTTGGCGGTAGAATCCGGCTGCGTCTTGAAGTAACGTTCACGCATATTGCCCTGGATACGTCTGCTAACAGCGGCGAGAGTATCCTGCGGAAGCTGGAGCTTGGCGGTTGTGTCGTTCAAGTTAGCAAGAGCATCGCGGAAACCCTGGACTGTAGCATCTTCATCAATGCCTTCACCAGTTTGCCAAGGGAGATTCGAAAAGTTCTGGAGGCCGAACTGGGCACCAAGCATGTATGCAAATTTCTGGTCGTCTGCAGAATCCGGTGTGATAGCGGCAGATTTTGCAATCGGTTTCTGGGCTTCACCGCAAGCAACTAGGGCTAGGGCTGCAGCACCAAGAGCAATCTTTTTCAGTTTCATCTTTTTAGACTCCTAAGTCAAAAAAATCTTTAGGAATGCACCCATTCCTATTTTGCGTCTTAATATACATATTTTTAGCGTAGGGAATCACGGACAAAACCATTTTTAGGCATTCCTTCGAGCACTTTAAACGAAGTCGAGCCGATAACAGCCCCATCCTTATATGCTGTTTCTACGCGATAATCCCCCGTCGGTATATTTTTCTTTTTGGAATAGCTGCGATACCCAGCATCTCGCCCACCGCGAATGACCATCCTGCTTGACGAAATCTTGTCCGTCAATTTAAACTTTCCGGTGGAAGGTTCTTTGTAGTACCATCGGAATTCAACAGGAGCTTTGAGTTCTGCCGGTCCGTAAACAGAGGACATAAAGTAAATTTCATCCCCATCGTCTTTATGGATTGTAGCTTTGGAAAAACCATTTCGCTGCCAAAAACTGAGCCTATCCGCATCACACGAGTATGTTTCGTTGTCAAAATTTTTACACACAACCTGTTGTTTTACAATTAGGGGCACTGGAGGAATCCAGTTGGCGATATACGCAACGGATAAGATGACGCTTATGGATATAGGCGCAACTAGAGTCCTTTTATGGCGCTCTGATTTAAACCAAAGTAAATAACATATTCCTGCAGAAATGATTGTACTTAAAAAGAACCAGAACGCCCCCATCTCGTGAGCCAAGTGCGGAATTAAAAAGTTGAAGAACATTGTTCCGAGCAAACAAAAGAACGCAAGGCTGACTCCAAATTTTTCGTATTTCTGTTTCAGGAATTCATTGCCCACAAGGAGCGCAACTAGGAATAAGACGATGGTAAATGACGCTATGGAACCAGAACTTTTGAAATAGCAAATGACTAGCGCACTGTAAAGGTTCCCAAAGCAAAATTGCACGGCCCAGGTCAATCGGTCTATCCAAGACGAAGGCCATTCGCGATTTAAGACTCTGCTGAAAAAAGATGATTCGACTTCGGTTTTATCTTCTTCATGGACTACGCTTTTTGTCGCAATGAAAAATATCGAGACTAGAGCAACCAAATAATAAAATGACAATAGGATTAAGTCCCTTCCGTAAACTTTGTGTCCTATGGTCATCGAATCCCAGCTGAACCCGCCCAAAAAAGCAATCGCCGGGATGAACTTTTCGATTTTTTGCACTGCGGCTTTTTCCCGCAAATGGTTTAAAAATTCCATGACCGAAAAATACAAAAAATACGAGATTTAGCTAAATTTAAGCCGTAAAATTTTAAAAGGCAAAAACAATGAAACTCTCCAAGTACTTTTACGTCACGCTCCGCGAAACGCCGAGCGATGCCACCATGCCCTCCCACATCTTCCTTATGCGCGGCGGCTATATCAAGCCTGTTTCTACCGGTATCTATTCCATGATGCCGATTGGTTACCGCGTCATCCAGAAGATCGTAAATATCATCCGCGAAGAAATGAACAAGATTGGCGGTATCGAAGTGGACTTGCCGGTGGTGCAGACCGCTGAACTTTGGAGCGAATCTGGCCGTTACCAGGCTATTGGCGAAGAACTCCTCCGCTTCAAGGACCGCAACAACCACAACATGGTGCTCGCCATGACGCACGAAGAAGCCATGACCGACCTCGTGCGCTACGTGCTCAACAGCTACAAGCAGCTCCCGGTGATGCTCTACCAGTTCAAGACCAAGTACCGTGACGAAGCCCGTGCCCGTGGCGGTCTTATCCGCGTCCGCGAATTCTTGATGAAGGATGCCTACAGTTTCCACACCAGCCAGGAAGACCTCGACCGTCACTACCAGGAAGAATACGATGCCTACCTCCGCATCTACCGTCGCGTGGGCATTGAACCGGTGGTGGTGCAGAGCGATACGGGTATCATGGGCGGTAAGGTCGCTCACGAATTCATGCTCGATACTCCAAACGGCGAAGACTACTTGATTCTCTGCAAGAAGTGCGGCTACCAGGCCAACCGCGAAATCGCAAAGTTTCAGCGCGTGCCGTTCAAGGGCGACGAAAATGCCGCTCTCGAAAAGGTCGCTACTCCGAACAGCGAAAGCATCGAAGAAATCACCAAGTTCCTGAACGTTCCGGCAGAATCTACAGCCAAGTGCGTGTTCTTCGATTTCGAAGGCAAGCTCATCACGGTCGTGGTTCCGGGCAACCTCGACGTTTCCGAAATCAAGCTCCACAACCTCTTGAAGGCCAAGGAACTCTATCCGGCAGAAGACAGCCTCATCAAATCTTGCGGCATGGTTCCGGGCTTTGCATCTCCGATCAATTCTCACGACACCCGCATCATCGTGGACGAAGCCATCGCAGATTCCTTCGATCTCGTCACGGGCGCAAACGAAGAAGGCTTCCACTTCAAGCATTGCAACCCGAAGCGCGACTTCCCGAAATTCGAAGTGGCCGACATCGCCGAAGCTTCCGAAGTCTGCAAGTGCCCCTGCTGCGGTGAACTCCTCACCGAAACTCGCGGCATCGAAATGGGTAACATCTTCAAGCTCGGTACCAAGTTCTCTGAATCCATGGGCGCCAAGTTCCTCACCGCCGAAAAGACGACTGCTCCGGCGATCATGGGCTGCTACGGCATCGGCGTGGGCCGCTTGATGGCATCCGTCGTGGAAAACAGCCACGATGACTTCGGACCGATTTGGCCCAAGTCCATCGCTCCGTTCCAGGTGGAAATCGTACCGATCGGCAAGGAAGCAGAACTCATGGAACTTGCAGAAAAGTTCGAAAAGGAACTCGAAGCTGCCGGCATCGACGTGCTCGTCGACGATCGCGACGAACGTCCGGGCGTGAAGTTCAAGGACGCTGACCTCTGGGGTTCTCCGGTGCGTATCGCCATCGGCAAGAAGGGCCTCGCTAACGGCGAAGTTGAATGGAAGTTCCGCAACGAAAAGCAGTTCACCATGGTCAAGGTCGAAGACGTCATCGCCAAGGCCAAGGCATACTTCGCTGAGTAAACGTGTCATTCCCGCCTTGAGCGGGAATCTCCTTTTTTAAAAATTGCAAGCCTGCTTTACAAGCAGGCTTTTTTCTTTGCTCTATTGCCCCATCCCTGTAAAATTGATTATCTTATAAATATATGATGAACTCTATTGACTGGTCTGTGGGCTGGTGCTATGTCTGCACCGTGCTCTTGCTTTTTTTGATTGTCACCATTTTGCTGTTGCTCGACTACTGGAAAAGGCAAAAGCTTTATACGCTTTTCGCGGGCAACCTCGGTGAGTTCATCGTTGTGCTCTCGGACAAGTTTGAATTTATCAGTTCGCTTCCGCAGTTCATGTCGGACCCGCTCTTTGACAATTTGAGCAAGGACCGCTTGTTCCGAGATATTCTTCCGCCGAAGGACTGGGCTCGTCTCAAGCTTTACTTTGACGATATCGACAAGCACCCCGAAATGCCGTTCATGTTCTCGTACAAGCGTGATGACGGCACCATGCTCTGGTTCGAAATGCGCTGCCAGCACCAACGCCTTTCGATGGACGAGTCTCGTTACATCTGCTTGATTAAGAACATTTCTAACACGGTCGAAAACCAGCATCGTTTGGATGAAGCCGAAACAAAGCTCAAATCGCTCTTGCGCAACACGGGTGACTTCCTGTGGAAATTCGATTTCGAAAGCCGTCAGCTCTTTTTGCTCACGCCGATGATGGATGATGACTATCGCGACGTCCCGCGCTCTGGAGGTGTGATTGACATTGAATCGCTCATGCCAGAAGACGACTTCAAGTTGCTCGAACGCGTGATGAACGAATGCATGATGAAAGCCGGTGGCGAAGCCGCCTATGACGACAAAGGCCACTTGCTCGACGAACAGAGCCAGCTCAATCGCCTCGCCAATGAAAACGCACGTTTTGGAACGCTCAAGATTCGTTGCTGGAACAGCGAAAAGAACCTCGTGTGGTACGACTTCCGTGGACACCTCGCCCCCGATGACGAAGACCGCATCGTGATGATGGGTTCTGCACGCCGCGTTGAAACATCTCCTGAAATTCCGTTCCTCATGAAGAGCGGCGTCGAAGAATCTCTAATAAATTCATTTTTCAATTTTCCGAATATTGGTATTTTCTGGGTCGATCGCAACTTCACTATTCTCGGATGCAACAACGCTTTTGCAACAGACAGCGGTTTTGCAAGCACCGACGAAGTCGTCAATCAATCTTTGAAAGATGTCATCTCCGTCAAGTACCTCCCCTATTACGATTCCATGATCAAGGACGTATTTGACAACGGCTCCCCCAAAAGTTGGAAAGGCAAGTTTGACGATAGCGATTTGATTTGCACCATCAATGTCGTGCCGATGCTCAAGTCGCTCCTCAAGTCCGGCTATACCGTGAGCCGCGTACTGTGCATCTACATGCGAATCTCGGGATAAGACGTTATCTTATTTATACTCTGAAACATTTTTAAAGAATGTTATCGGGAATGTGACGACTTCGATTGATTTCAACTTCGGGAAATACCATCTGCATAAAGCTCTCTTGATCTCGTCATCAAAATCTTTATTGCCGGTGTTCGAGGATTGAATTTCAATTTTTTGAACAGAGCCATCTAAACCAATATTCAGCTGAAAAACTATAGTTCCGCTAAAATCAGGATCGACATCGTCTTGATTATTCTTTTGGCATGATATTGCGCGATTTCTGTTTAAATGTTTGTTATAAATGTGATGCAATCCAGGGGTCCGTATGCGAAAGACTTTTAAAATCGGAGCTTTATCATATATAACCCCATTAGATATTTTTAATTCGTCACCCGTCGGGGCGTTTACTGCACTATTCACTTTTGTTTTAAGCATTACTGGAGAGCCGTCAAGAATCCCAGCAAGTCTATCATGATAAAAGTCAAATGACAGCGAAACAATGTTTTTACCAACATCTTTAAAACGAGTCTGCATCAGATGTTCCGCAATTTTCTTTTTAAATGTTTTGCTGGCTTTATTATCAACCTTATCAAATTCTACCTTATCAACAAAACCGTTCTTATTTATGAAAATGTCTACAGTTAAAAAAAGATGATTCCATTGCTCGTGAACATCCTTCTTGTAAAATGAATCATAAGTTTCAAACAAAGCGTTTGATTTTTCACGAAGGATATCGGCAATTTTCTCTACATCATCGTTATAGACGCTGTCGTCAATTAGAACAGCTCTTGATACTTTTATTTCAACACCATTTGCACTAAATTGAGTTTGATCAAACCTGTAAATTGGATTTGAAACATTGTTGCTATTTGGAGTTTCGTTCTGCAGTTCTTTTACATTATCAATAACTTTTTGTTCTTCATACGAAGAAACACTAGGCTTGTCATCAACTATTGAGGATTTATCCGCATTCTTATCGGCGTCGCTGCAACTTGCCCACAACACCGATGTTGCTAGAATCGCAAACTTACGCAAATAATTTCTAAAAGACTTCGCCATAATTTATATATACAAAATCTATGGATCAAAAAAACACCAGCCTCGTAAGAGACTGGCGCTTTTGAAATGTTCAAGATTCTCCGAGAAGGAGGTGCCCGCTCGATGGCGGGCATGACACCGGGTAAATTAACCCAATGTCACTTCGACCTTGTGGATTCCCTTCGTAAAGATCGGAGCGACGTTGGAATCGATTTCCTGACCGTCGACAACCATCTTTGCGACGCCCTTGCAGACGTGATCCGGGTTCTTCACCGTGATCTGGTAAGTAGCACCGCGGAACTTACGGGTAGCTTCGAAGCCATTCCATGCGCTCGGAATGCAAGGATCGACAACGAGACCGTTGAAACTTGCGCGGATACCGAGGATGAACTGCGTTGCAGCCTGGTAAGTCCAAGTAGAAGTACCGGAGAGCCATGCGTTACGGCCCATACCGAACTGCTTGTGTTCGTCACCGAGGATGTTCTGCGGATAGCAGTACGGTTCAGATTCGAACACGTCGAGGATGCCGTTCTTGGAAGCCGGGTTGATCTGGTTGTAGTACTGGAATGCGTTGTCGCCACGGCCGAGGATCGTTTCGGCGATCATCACCCACGGGTTCGTGTGGAGGAAGATACCGCCGTTTTCCTTTGCTCCAGGAGGATAGGTGGAGATGCCTCCGACAGCCGGTTCAAAGCCACGGTAACCCGGAGTAGAGCTCTTCACACCGTACTTGGTGTTGAGAAGCTTGTTCAAGCTGTCCATGCCCTGCACTGCGCGGTCGCCGAAAGCGATGCCAGCGATGACCGGCCAGGACTGGCCGTTGCAGTAAATCTTGCCGTACTTGGCAGAAGAAACGCCGTAGCCGTTGCCGTCCTTGTCAAACCAACGAGTCCACCACTTGCCATCCCAAGCGCTGTCGTTGAATGCCTTCTTGACATCTTCGTACCAGCCCTTGTACATTTCAACGGCTTCCTTGTCGCCGAGAGCTTCTTCAATGCCCATCATTTCGAGCAAAGCCTTTGCGTACAAAGCTGTGTTGAACGTAGATTCTGCACCGAGCGGGAGGTTCATGCAGTCGTTCCAGTCGGCAAAGCCGAGGAGCGGGAGGTTGTGCTGACCGAGGTGTTCGCGAGTGAACTTGAGAGCGCGCTTCAAGTGTTCGAGGACAGTGCCCTTCGGACGTTCAGCATGCTTCTTGCCTGCAACGTAGAACGGAATTTCTTCGTTGAGGAGGTCCATCTTGCCGGTTTCCTTGAGGTAGGTAGCGACAGTGAGGACGATCCAGAGGTGGTCATCGCCGTACCAGTCAGCGTATGCCGGATTGCCGTTAGCGTCGAGAACGCCAGCCTTTTCGCGGGAGTCACCGGCGTTAGCTTCGTTACCCGTGTCTTCAGCAAGGGCGAGCGGAGCGTACTGGTGCATAGCGTTACCTTCCGGACGCTGCACGGAGATGAGGTTCTTGGTGAGAACGAGAGCTTCTTCAGGCATGTGGCTCATGACGCCCATGAGGTCCTGAGTAGAGTCACGGTAACCGATACCGCGGCTGGTGCCGTAGCCCAACTGATAGAGGGACAGGTAGCGGCTCCAGTTCTTGGTGGTGTGGCACTGACGCGGGTTGTGCACGTTCACCATCGTGTTGAAAGATGCATCCGGGGTCTTGACCTGGATCGTGGAGAGGTAGTTTTCCCAGAACTTTGCGAGTTCGTCGAAAGCCTTGTCGACGTTCTTCAAGTCACGGTACTTCTTGATAGCCTTGGCTGCAACCTTGAGGCTCTGTTCCTGACCGAGCTGGGTGCAGGTACGGAAAGTCTTCTTGGCAGCGATCTTGCCAGCGTGGATCATGAGAGCAGCGATGTTGTCGCCACGGTCGCATTCGCTATTAGCAAGTTCCTTGTTCTGGAGGCTGAGCGGATTTGCCCAGGAACCCATTTCGTTCTGGCCGAGGAATACGCGGCGGTCGCCATCGAAGGAACCAACCTTGCAGTCAGCAGTAACGTAGTTCACGGCGTAGTCGCGCTTCATGTAAGCGTACTGTTCCAAAACGACGTGGCCGTCCTTTTCCCAGTGGCCCTTGAGGGTCATGGTCTGCGGAACCCAGTCGGCGTTCGTGAGCTGCTTTTCAGCTTCGAAGTGGCTGAATTCATAAACCGGGATGATGTCCACTTCCTTAGCGCCACCGGCAATGTTCGTTACCTGGATGTCCTGGAGGAGAGTGTTGGAGCCCGTCGGGACGAAAATCGTGACCTGCACGCGGAGGCCGTAAACTTCGGCAATCCAGCGCATGTAGGAAAGACCCACGTGGCATTCCCACTTGTCGAGTTTGACGAGAGTCGGAACGTAGAACGGGGAGAAAATCTTGTAGTTCTTGCCATCCTTGATACGGATGTAAATAGTGCTGGCCTTGAAGTCAGAGCACGGCATCTGTGCAATGTACTTGGTGATACGGTTGAGTGCCGGGTCGCCTTTGCAAACGAGAGTGCCGCCGGTCGTATCGACGATACCGCCGAAGTTAAGAGTACCGACGTAGTTGCACCACTTGATCGGGGTAGCCGGGGTGGTGAGCACGTATTCTTTTGCAGCGTCATCAAAGTAGCCATATTTCGGGGCAGCGGCCTTTGCGGGCTTCTTTGCCGGGGCCTTCTTTGCAGCGCTCTTCTTCACTGTTTTTGTAGCCATTTTATCTCCGTTAGAGAGGGGGTGTTATAAAAAGTGATTAGTGGCTGGTGATTCACGGTTAGTAACCGTCATCAGAAACCGTTAAAACTTTTGCGGGGTAAATTTAGAAATTAGTTAGTAATAGCAAGTAGGAGATAGGAAGTGAAAAGACGAAAAACGTCTACTTCCTACCGTCTAGAGTTTACTAAAAAATTACTCATCAAACTTTTCGAAATCACGGTTACCGAAATTGATATAGAAGTATCCGCCGAGTTTCTTGCTGCGGACCGGGTCGCGCAAAATGCCGATAGCGGCACGCACGTACTTGAGTTCCACCAAGATGTGGTCACGGCTCATGCAGTTGAGGAACGGGCCTTCGGGGTAAAGCGTCGGGCGCGGTTCTTCGGCAATCATTTTTTCAAGATTTTCGATTTCCTGAACCAGTCTACGTTCATGTACTTCGAGCGTGCGGATAACTTCCTTGTTTTCGGCACCGTAAAGGAAAGCAAAACCAAGCGTACGAGGATCGTCGTTGAATCCGGTCAAATGCTTCAGGACTTCTTTGCGAAGGACTTCCCTACCCTTGTCCGTGATGTTAAACACCATGCGTTCCGGGCGGTTTCCGTCGCGTTCGGAATGACCGACAATGCATTCGTTCTTTTCAAGCGTTATCAGTCTGTTATAAACGGTCGAAGTGCTAATCTTCGCCCAGCGGTCAAGTTCTCTGTCACGAATTTCCGTGATGATATCGTACCCACTGCGTTCGTGCTCCAGAATGAGGCCGAGCAATACAAGATCGTAACGGTTCATTTATATTCCTTGATTTTGCTAGTATTCCAAATTGGAATAATTGACTTAACAGAAAACTACATTTTTTTCGCAAAAAAAATAGCCCGTTTTAAAAAAATCAGAAAAAAATTGATTTACATCCCAAAAAAGACATTTTTAGTCGCTATTTTCGTATGAGATTCGTCACTCAGAAGGGTGGATTGCCATTTTTTGCGCATTTACGTTCTCTATTTATTGTATTTGTTTATATTATTATTGATAAAAGTACGATTGGGGAGCAATGTGCAGAGTATCCAAAAAGTAAATAAGAAGAGCAATCGCCTTAAATATTCAATTATAAGGTTTGCGCCCCTTATCCTCGTTGTCTATTTGGTCATCGAGGCTTTTACTGCATTTCAGGAAGAAGATAAAAGA includes:
- a CDS encoding FKBP-type peptidyl-prolyl cis-trans isomerase N-terminal domain-containing protein, whose product is MKLKKIALGAAALALVACGEAQKPIAKSAAITPDSADDQKFAYMLGAQFGLQNFSNLPWQTGEGIDEDATVQGFRDALANLNDTTAKLQLPQDTLAAVSRRIQGNMRERYFKTQPDSTAKDLSDEQRRALIDSLRKALPINAAPAVKNEKVTLQANASEQQKFSYLVGVQFGNQFYSIGRQFQTDFDGEYFVLGIRDAGKKLRDTTSALTLPEDTLKAVGDRFNEKLKTIREEMTKKQQAEEEKLKAEVASLRGDTLANGMPAKMNFKVKASGITVKSEDLSDFAGKPLLMFYFSATCGHCAHAAPQILEIAKEFAQKGLTTVSIASGGNNKPGIRRFIDDAKFDETISVVWDESRQFGELYSDGYVPKVYLVNPNGTYKQYAAFEKEKEDLKKEIAELLNGKNVEWKIEVKKPAADSVKATEAKQEAKKDAKSAKAKK
- a CDS encoding DUF2914 domain-containing protein, whose product is MEFLNHLREKAAVQKIEKFIPAIAFLGGFSWDSMTIGHKVYGRDLILLSFYYLVALVSIFFIATKSVVHEEDKTEVESSFFSRVLNREWPSSWIDRLTWAVQFCFGNLYSALVICYFKSSGSIASFTIVLFLVALLVGNEFLKQKYEKFGVSLAFFCLLGTMFFNFLIPHLAHEMGAFWFFLSTIISAGICYLLWFKSERHKRTLVAPISISVILSVAYIANWIPPVPLIVKQQVVCKNFDNETYSCDADRLSFWQRNGFSKATIHKDDGDEIYFMSSVYGPAELKAPVEFRWYYKEPSTGKFKLTDKISSSRMVIRGGRDAGYRSYSKKKNIPTGDYRVETAYKDGAVIGSTSFKVLEGMPKNGFVRDSLR
- a CDS encoding proline--tRNA ligase; its protein translation is MKLSKYFYVTLRETPSDATMPSHIFLMRGGYIKPVSTGIYSMMPIGYRVIQKIVNIIREEMNKIGGIEVDLPVVQTAELWSESGRYQAIGEELLRFKDRNNHNMVLAMTHEEAMTDLVRYVLNSYKQLPVMLYQFKTKYRDEARARGGLIRVREFLMKDAYSFHTSQEDLDRHYQEEYDAYLRIYRRVGIEPVVVQSDTGIMGGKVAHEFMLDTPNGEDYLILCKKCGYQANREIAKFQRVPFKGDENAALEKVATPNSESIEEITKFLNVPAESTAKCVFFDFEGKLITVVVPGNLDVSEIKLHNLLKAKELYPAEDSLIKSCGMVPGFASPINSHDTRIIVDEAIADSFDLVTGANEEGFHFKHCNPKRDFPKFEVADIAEASEVCKCPCCGELLTETRGIEMGNIFKLGTKFSESMGAKFLTAEKTTAPAIMGCYGIGVGRLMASVVENSHDDFGPIWPKSIAPFQVEIVPIGKEAELMELAEKFEKELEAAGIDVLVDDRDERPGVKFKDADLWGSPVRIAIGKKGLANGEVEWKFRNEKQFTMVKVEDVIAKAKAYFAE
- a CDS encoding PAS domain-containing protein, which gives rise to MMNSIDWSVGWCYVCTVLLLFLIVTILLLLDYWKRQKLYTLFAGNLGEFIVVLSDKFEFISSLPQFMSDPLFDNLSKDRLFRDILPPKDWARLKLYFDDIDKHPEMPFMFSYKRDDGTMLWFEMRCQHQRLSMDESRYICLIKNISNTVENQHRLDEAETKLKSLLRNTGDFLWKFDFESRQLFLLTPMMDDDYRDVPRSGGVIDIESLMPEDDFKLLERVMNECMMKAGGEAAYDDKGHLLDEQSQLNRLANENARFGTLKIRCWNSEKNLVWYDFRGHLAPDDEDRIVMMGSARRVETSPEIPFLMKSGVEESLINSFFNFPNIGIFWVDRNFTILGCNNAFATDSGFASTDEVVNQSLKDVISVKYLPYYDSMIKDVFDNGSPKSWKGKFDDSDLICTINVVPMLKSLLKSGYTVSRVLCIYMRISG
- a CDS encoding AgmX/PglI C-terminal domain-containing protein — encoded protein: MAKSFRNYLRKFAILATSVLWASCSDADKNADKSSIVDDKPSVSSYEEQKVIDNVKELQNETPNSNNVSNPIYRFDQTQFSANGVEIKVSRAVLIDDSVYNDDVEKIADILREKSNALFETYDSFYKKDVHEQWNHLFLTVDIFINKNGFVDKVEFDKVDNKASKTFKKKIAEHLMQTRFKDVGKNIVSLSFDFYHDRLAGILDGSPVMLKTKVNSAVNAPTGDELKISNGVIYDKAPILKVFRIRTPGLHHIYNKHLNRNRAISCQKNNQDDVDPDFSGTIVFQLNIGLDGSVQKIEIQSSNTGNKDFDDEIKRALCRWYFPKLKSIEVVTFPITFFKNVSEYK
- a CDS encoding GH36-type glycosyl hydrolase domain-containing protein, whose product is MATKTVKKSAAKKAPAKKPAKAAAPKYGYFDDAAKEYVLTTPATPIKWCNYVGTLNFGGIVDTTGGTLVCKGDPALNRITKYIAQMPCSDFKASTIYIRIKDGKNYKIFSPFYVPTLVKLDKWECHVGLSYMRWIAEVYGLRVQVTIFVPTGSNTLLQDIQVTNIAGGAKEVDIIPVYEFSHFEAEKQLTNADWVPQTMTLKGHWEKDGHVVLEQYAYMKRDYAVNYVTADCKVGSFDGDRRVFLGQNEMGSWANPLSLQNKELANSECDRGDNIAALMIHAGKIAAKKTFRTCTQLGQEQSLKVAAKAIKKYRDLKNVDKAFDELAKFWENYLSTIQVKTPDASFNTMVNVHNPRQCHTTKNWSRYLSLYQLGYGTSRGIGYRDSTQDLMGVMSHMPEEALVLTKNLISVQRPEGNAMHQYAPLALAEDTGNEANAGDSREKAGVLDANGNPAYADWYGDDHLWIVLTVATYLKETGKMDLLNEEIPFYVAGKKHAERPKGTVLEHLKRALKFTREHLGQHNLPLLGFADWNDCMNLPLGAESTFNTALYAKALLEMMGIEEALGDKEAVEMYKGWYEDVKKAFNDSAWDGKWWTRWFDKDGNGYGVSSAKYGKIYCNGQSWPVIAGIAFGDRAVQGMDSLNKLLNTKYGVKSSTPGYRGFEPAVGGISTYPPGAKENGGIFLHTNPWVMIAETILGRGDNAFQYYNQINPASKNGILDVFESEPYCYPQNILGDEHKQFGMGRNAWLSGTSTWTYQAATQFILGIRASFNGLVVDPCIPSAWNGFEATRKFRGATYQITVKNPDHVCKGVAKMVVDGQEIDSNVAPIFTKGIHKVEVTLG
- a CDS encoding PadR family transcriptional regulator; this encodes MNRYDLVLLGLILEHERSGYDIITEIRDRELDRWAKISTSTVYNRLITLEKNECIVGHSERDGNRPERMVFNITDKGREVLRKEVLKHLTGFNDDPRTLGFAFLYGAENKEVIRTLEVHERRLVQEIENLEKMIAEEPRPTLYPEGPFLNCMSRDHILVELKYVRAAIGILRDPVRSKKLGGYFYINFGNRDFEKFDE